Within the Bacillus sp. FSL K6-3431 genome, the region ACTGCTAAGGTCCAATATCACTGGATTTTTAAGTCCTGGTATTTTAATGACTGCTTTAAAGTCATTTTCGAACGTTCCTTCAATATCCAGTGGTGTCGGTAGCGGAATTTCTTTAAGCTCCCCATTTTTCACAGTATGTAGTGCATAATTATATAGTCCCCCACTACCGCCTGTTGCACTGGAATATAGAATATCGTCTACACCATCATGATTCAGATCAACAAACTCAAGCTTTGGCTCATAACCACCCTCATAATCAATTCTGATCTTTTTACTATCTGGTAATGCTATTTCTGCCCATACTTTTTTATAAAACTTCGCATTTTCATCGAATGGGATCCCATATAATGTGATTTTATTAGGCACACCATCGCCTGTAACGTCATGATCATATTCCAAAAGAGCTACCGCTTTTTCCTGTGAAAAAACCGGTTGATTCCACGCAAAGATAAACAAAATTGGAATAAATAACGACAATATTATATTTCTCATTTTACTTTCGCCTCCTAAATAGATCTCATCTTTATTTTCCACTAACAGCGTTGAATTATGTAAATGAAAAAAAGAGCATTGATAAATTTCCAATGCCCCTAAGATACTTCTATTCATTTGGCGCGACTCGCCTATTGGTAAAACACTTTATCAATATTATATTTCGCTCGTTTCATATTGATTAAATAGGTTTCATAAATCTCACGTTCCATCGGATCTTCAATAAAGGAAACAGTTATTCTCTTAACCTCATCACGATTATTTTTGATAGGAGAAACCGAATCCTCAAAATGCTTCTTTACGCGTTGGCGAAGCTTCCGTGCTTTTCCTACGAATAATAACTCATCACGATCATTATAAAACTGAAAAATACCACCTTTATCACGAGGGATCTCATGAAAATCGATAAATCCGTAAATCGGTTTAATTGGCGCTTCATCGTTTTCAATCACTTGCTTACGCTGCGTAATCGTTAGATCTGCTGCGGGTTCTTTAATATTAATCACATCATCACGTCCTCTATATTCTCAAGGGCTAATATTATCACATTTGAAAAGGCAAATCTATAAAAGGCTTGTGGCTATACCTGTTTTGAATTGTTAAACTTTATTTTTCTGTGCTTACTTCTTTTCATACATTTCCTTGAAATACTCTAATTTATTCGTCGTACCTAGTACGGATGGATAGCGTTGCATCTTTTCAAACTGCCCTTCTGTATCAACCGGCCATACGACAATCGTAATTCCAGCCTCCTCGCAGAGTTGAACATAATAATCTGTTAGATATTCCACTCTTAAAGACAAATATGTCGCCTTTATTTCCTTCATAAATGGAATAACCGCCGGCGAGGCTCCATGTTGGATAATACCTAATTCTATTTCATCAGATAACTTTCGCATCCTCTCCACGGAAAAATGGTCAAATGAATTTACATATACTTGACTAAGCATGCCCGTTTTAATAATGACTTCAATCACAGCCTCTTCCAAACCTGGATATAGGTCTCCATGTTGTTTCAACTCGATACTAACAATCATTTTATCCTTTGCAAACAGAAGCCCTTCTTCCAATGTAGGAATGTACTCATTTTCACCTACAACAAGCTGCTTTAACTCTTCATATGTAAAGTCCTTAATCATCCCTTTGCCATTAGTCATTCTATTAATTGTTATATCGTGCATGAGGATGGGAATGCCGTCTTTGCTTAGATGAACGTCCAATTCCAAATGTGTAAACCCAAGGTCATAAGCAGCTTGATAAGCAGATAGCGTGTTTTCTGGATATTTCACAGGGTAACCCCGATGGGCCAGTGCTCTTACTTTCATTCGTATCCCCTCTTCACTTTTATTTTTATACTTGTAGACAATTTCGAATTATTTAATTTCATGTTCTATCATATCAATTCCATTCTTTTTTTTAAAGGCATAACCTATGTATAAACATATGTTTTCATTAAGCAATCATAGCAGCAAGAAATGTCGTTTGGATACTATCTCATACTCTTTTTTAAAGAAAAAAGCCAACCATAAAGGCTGACTCATGTATGTATTATTAGGTTAGTAGTTAATCTGCTATTCTTTATATTTAAAATGGTTTTAAAATCATTAATACAATGATGACTAAGAAAATAAAACTTCCGATGTTTTCATAAAAGTCTAGCTTTTTTGATAAGCGCTTATATTCTTCTGGAATTCGATCACCCTTATGGGAGTTTAATAAGGCTTTAATAGGTTTAGATATTGGGGATAGCAATATAGGACCCATTGCTAATCCAATTAAAAAGAGAGTTAAACTTACTACATACCATCCAGTCTGAAATAACCTTGGATTTATTACACCCATTAACAAACCCGATACGACTAAAAGGATTCCACCAATCATAACCATCATATGGATACGATGCTTAATAACATAAGCATTTCGTAACTCTGTCATTGTTTTTGCAGATTTTGCGATCATGCTTAAAACAAAACCAGGACCCATACCGAGAATAGCGGAAAATATATGTATAAAAACTAGTATTTTATAAAATGTGGCCAATCTTTATCCTCCGTTCAACAGCTGCAACACCACTATTTATTCTCTTCTGAATTAACCATAATTGCTGCAACTTGTGTTAATCGTTCATAAAACATTGCCCCAGCTGGGTGATCATGCAAACCAACTTCTTCAAATGCTTCATGCATACAGCGTAGCCAGCTTTGAGCACGAGTGGGTGTAACTTCAAACGGTAGATGGCGATGTCTCATTGCTGGGGGACCAAATTCTTGACTATAAAGTGGTGGACCACCAAGAAACTGAGTCAAAAACATTCGTTGTTTCCGCATGATTTCGTTTATATCCCCTTCAAAAAGAGGAATTAAATTTGGATCTTTATATACTTTTGGATAAAAAGCATGAACCAATTCGCTAATAGTAGTCGGGCCTATTTGATCATACAATGTTTGTAAACGAGGTTTTTCCACTGTTCATTCCTCCTGATTGTTTCTTTCTTATTAGTATATACTATTAACTGTATTTTTTTGTGATATCAATTACAGCGCTAGATATTAACAAAAAAATATGCAATATTTTAATTACAAACTTCAAAACAATCGTTCAAATGCTTCGTTTTTATTTTCACATAATATTTTCCTTGTCAGAAAAGAATAGTACAAGTGTAAATTTCAAATTAAAAAGCTTCAATAAACAGTTCCTTTGAACACAATTCGCGTGCGTGATACAGTACTTGTGTACAGAAGTTATCGTTTCATCATTTAGGAGGGAATTCAATGACAAAAACAAATCAACAAATCATTTTGGCTAAACGTCCGAAAGGTCTACCAGATGGGGATACTTTTTCATTTATCGCCAATGAAATACCTTCCATTAGCGATGGTGAAGTTCTCATCCACACTTTGTATGTATCTGTCGATCCTTATATGCGGGGACGAATGTCAGATGTAAAATCCTACGTTAAGCCATTTCCAATTGGAGAAGTCATTGAAGGCGGAGTGATTGGAGAAATCATTGAATCCAAATCTAATGATTTTGAAAAAGGTGATTTCGTAATCGGAAATCTCGGCTGGCAGAAATATTCGGCTGCCAATGAAAAAGCTATCAGAAAAATAGATCCTGCTCTTGCTCCTATCACTACTTATCTTGGAGTTCTTGGCATGACTGGTTTAACTGCCTATTTTGGATTACTAGATATCGGTAAACCAAAAGCAGGAGAAACAGTTGTTGTCTCCGGAGCTGCGGGAGCTGTCGGTTCCATTGTTGGACAAATTGCAAAAATTCAAGGTGCTCGTGTTATTGGTATTGCTGGCACAGATGAAAAAGTCCAACTTTTAAAAAGTAAATTAGGATTTGACGAAGTGATTAATTATAA harbors:
- a CDS encoding nucleotide excision repair endonuclease translates to MINIKEPAADLTITQRKQVIENDEAPIKPIYGFIDFHEIPRDKGGIFQFYNDRDELLFVGKARKLRQRVKKHFEDSVSPIKNNRDEVKRITVSFIEDPMEREIYETYLINMKRAKYNIDKVFYQ
- a CDS encoding glycerophosphodiester phosphodiesterase, with amino-acid sequence MKVRALAHRGYPVKYPENTLSAYQAAYDLGFTHLELDVHLSKDGIPILMHDITINRMTNGKGMIKDFTYEELKQLVVGENEYIPTLEEGLLFAKDKMIVSIELKQHGDLYPGLEEAVIEVIIKTGMLSQVYVNSFDHFSVERMRKLSDEIELGIIQHGASPAVIPFMKEIKATYLSLRVEYLTDYYVQLCEEAGITIVVWPVDTEGQFEKMQRYPSVLGTTNKLEYFKEMYEKK
- a CDS encoding DUF2269 family protein, with amino-acid sequence MATFYKILVFIHIFSAILGMGPGFVLSMIAKSAKTMTELRNAYVIKHRIHMMVMIGGILLVVSGLLMGVINPRLFQTGWYVVSLTLFLIGLAMGPILLSPISKPIKALLNSHKGDRIPEEYKRLSKKLDFYENIGSFIFLVIIVLMILKPF
- a CDS encoding globin domain-containing protein is translated as MEKPRLQTLYDQIGPTTISELVHAFYPKVYKDPNLIPLFEGDINEIMRKQRMFLTQFLGGPPLYSQEFGPPAMRHRHLPFEVTPTRAQSWLRCMHEAFEEVGLHDHPAGAMFYERLTQVAAIMVNSEENK
- a CDS encoding NADP-dependent oxidoreductase, with product MTKTNQQIILAKRPKGLPDGDTFSFIANEIPSISDGEVLIHTLYVSVDPYMRGRMSDVKSYVKPFPIGEVIEGGVIGEIIESKSNDFEKGDFVIGNLGWQKYSAANEKAIRKIDPALAPITTYLGVLGMTGLTAYFGLLDIGKPKAGETVVVSGAAGAVGSIVGQIAKIQGARVIGIAGTDEKVQLLKSKLGFDEVINYKTETNMADAIEKACPNGVDVYFDNVGGEISDAVMQHLNNFARIPVCGAISTYNKTEADIGPRVQGKLVKTRSLIKGFLVGDYSNQSTEGAEQLGKWLSEGKLQYEETIIEGFENIPEAFIGLFKGTNKGKLLVKTDDPEIGKL